A region from the Sphaerodactylus townsendi isolate TG3544 linkage group LG01, MPM_Stown_v2.3, whole genome shotgun sequence genome encodes:
- the TAB2 gene encoding TGF-beta-activated kinase 1 and MAP3K7-binding protein 2 isoform X2, whose protein sequence is MAQGSQQIDFQVLHDLRQKFPEVPEVVVSRCMLQNNNNLDACCAVLSKESTKYLYGEGDIGFPDDSGIPGLRNHMTSLNLDLQSQNVILHGREGSRMNGSRTLSHSISDGHLQTSQANNELFQQEPHTAPVQVPQGFFGISNTSNPGQHFGFHLGSKGTSSLAQQTPRFNPIMVTLAPNIQPGRNTPTSLHIHGVPPPSANSPQGNSIYIRPYFSTSSSTARQTHQNPGWTSQFTPMHSQQNYHPSQPSPWTTIPTTSTLPYTSSQSSTQPNQQGHQTSHVYMPISSPTTPQAPTIHSSGNSQSSSTQSQYNIQNISTGPRKNQIEIKLEPPQRNNSSKLRSTGPRSFSNPSSLNSQTLSRSQPTVYIAASPPNIDEITRSQPKVYISANASTGDEQLVRNQPTLFISTNPGVTATSRNMSGQVSMGPAFIHHQPPKSRAAGSNATATSPRVVVTQPNTKYTFKITVSPNKPPAVSPGVVSPTFEPTNLLNLPDHFAETEGIQHLPDPVLAHVDRISEARKLSMGSDDAAYTQALLVHQKARMERLQRELEIQKKKLDKLKSEVNEMENNLTRRRLKRSNSASQIPSLEEMQQLRSCNRQLQIDIDCLTKEIDLFQARGPHFNPSAIHNFYDNIGFLGPVAPKPKDQRSIVKTPKTIPDTEEDEGAQWNCTACTFLNHPALNRCEQCEMPRHF, encoded by the exons ATGGCCCAAGGAAGCCAGCAAATTGATTTTCAGGTTTTACATGACCTGCGTCAAAAATTTCCTGAGGTACCTGAAGTTGTTGTGTCCAGATGCATGTTACAG AATAATAATAACTTGGATGCATGTTGTGCAGTTCTGTCTAAGGAAAGCACAAAGTATCTCTACGGTGAAGGAGACATTGGTTTTCCAGATGATTCTGGGATTCCTGGTCTGCGAaatcacatgacatcccttaatTTGGATTTGCAGTCACAGAATGTGATTCTCCATGGAAGAGAAGGAAGTAGAATGAATGGAAGTAGGACTTTATCTCATAGCATTAGTGATGGACATCTTCAAACCAGCCAGGCCAACAATGAACTGTTTCAGCAGGAACCACACACAGCTCCAGTACAAGTTCCACAGGGATTCTTTGGCATATCTAATACTTCTAATCCAGGGCAGCATTTTGGATTTCACTTGGGCAGCAAAGGAACATCTAGCTTGGCTCAGCAAACTCCTAGATTCAATCCTATTATGGTAACTTTAGCTCCAAATATTCAGCCTGGTCGAAATACCCCAACATCTTTGCACATACACGGCGTACCTCCACCTTCAGCAAACAGTCCACAAGGTAATTCTATCTATATTAGGCCTTACTTCTCAACATCTAGTAGTACAGCTCGCCAGACTCATCAAAATCCAGGCTGGACGTCTCAGTTTACTCCCATGCATTCTCAGCAGAACTATCATCCTTCACAACCAAGTCCCTGGACAACTATTCCTACAACCAGTACCCTGCCATATACCTCATCGCAATCATCAACACAGCCAAATCAGCAAGGCCATCAGACCTCCCATGTTTATATGCCCATAAGTTCTCCTACTACTCCGCAAGCACCTACAATTCATTCATCTGGTAACTCACAATCTTCTTCCACCCAGAGTCAATACAATATTCAAAATATCTCAACAGGACCTCGgaaaaaccaaattgaaatcaaACTTGAACCACCACAAAGAAATAATTCATCAAAACTGCGTTCAACTGGGCCTCGGTCATTTTCAAATCCTTCTTCCTTAAACAGCCAGACTTTAAGTAGAAGTCAGCCCACTGTTTACATAGCTGCCAGTCCACCAAATATTGATGAAATCACACGGAGTCAGCCAAAGGTCTACATTTCAGCCAATGCTTCTACAGGAGATGAACAGCTTGTACGAAATCAACCCACACTCTTCATATCAACAAATCCAGGAGTTACAGCCACTTCTAGGAATATGTCTGGTCAAGTAAGCATGGGACCCGCATTTATTCACCATCAACCTCCTAAGAGCAGAGCGGCAGGCAGTAATGCCACTGCCACTTCTCCCCGAGTGGTGGTTACACAGCCAAACACAAAATATACTTTTAAGATTACTGTTTCTCCAAATAAACCCCCTGCAGTTTCACCAGGGGTTGTCTCCCCAACCTTTGAACCTACCAATCTTCTAAACCTTCCAGATCACTTTGCAGAGACAGAGGGCATCCAGCACCTTCCTGACCCTGTTTTAGCACACGTTGATAGGATTAGTGAGGCACGAAAGCTGAGTATGGGATCTGATGATGCTGCCTATACGCAAG CTTTACTAGTACACCAGAAGGCTAGGATGGAACGACTTCAACGAGAACTTGAGATCCAAAAGAAAAAACTGGATAAACTAAAATCAGAAGTAAATGAAATGGAGAATAATCTAACACGAAGGCGCCTGAAAAGATCAAATTCTGCTTCCCAAATTCCTTCA cttgaagaaatgcagcagtTAAGAAGTTGTAACAGACAGCTTCAAATAGACATAGATTGCCTAACCAAAGAGATTGATCTTTTTCAAGCAAGAG GACCACATTTTAATCCCAGTGCCATTCATAATTTTTATGACAATATTGGATTTCTAGGTCCTGTTGCACCAAAGCCCAAAG ATCAAAGGTCCATTGTCAAAACACCAAAGACTATACCTGACACAGAGGAGGACGAGGGAGCTCAGTGGAATTGTACTGCTTGTACTTTTTTAAATCACCCAGCCTTAAACCGTTGTGAACAGTGTGAAATGCCCAGGCATTTCTGA
- the TAB2 gene encoding TGF-beta-activated kinase 1 and MAP3K7-binding protein 2 isoform X1, protein MAQGSQQIDFQVLHDLRQKFPEVPEVVVSRCMLQNNNNLDACCAVLSKESTKYLYGEGDIGFPDDSGIPGLRNHMTSLNLDLQSQNVILHGREGSRMNGSRTLSHSISDGHLQTSQANNELFQQEPHTAPVQVPQGFFGISNTSNPGQHFGFHLGSKGTSSLAQQTPRFNPIMVTLAPNIQPGRNTPTSLHIHGVPPPSANSPQGNSIYIRPYFSTSSSTARQTHQNPGWTSQFTPMHSQQNYHPSQPSPWTTIPTTSTLPYTSSQSSTQPNQQGHQTSHVYMPISSPTTPQAPTIHSSGNSQSSSTQSQYNIQNISTGPRKNQIEIKLEPPQRNNSSKLRSTGPRSFSNPSSLNSQTLSRSQPTVYIAASPPNIDEITRSQPKVYISANASTGDEQLVRNQPTLFISTNPGVTATSRNMSGQVSMGPAFIHHQPPKSRAAGSNATATSPRVVVTQPNTKYTFKITVSPNKPPAVSPGVVSPTFEPTNLLNLPDHFAETEGIQHLPDPVLAHVDRISEARKLSMGSDDAAYTQALLVHQKARMERLQRELEIQKKKLDKLKSEVNEMENNLTRRRLKRSNSASQIPSLEEMQQLRSCNRQLQIDIDCLTKEIDLFQARGPHFNPSAIHNFYDNIGFLGPVAPKPKADQRSIVKTPKTIPDTEEDEGAQWNCTACTFLNHPALNRCEQCEMPRHF, encoded by the exons ATGGCCCAAGGAAGCCAGCAAATTGATTTTCAGGTTTTACATGACCTGCGTCAAAAATTTCCTGAGGTACCTGAAGTTGTTGTGTCCAGATGCATGTTACAG AATAATAATAACTTGGATGCATGTTGTGCAGTTCTGTCTAAGGAAAGCACAAAGTATCTCTACGGTGAAGGAGACATTGGTTTTCCAGATGATTCTGGGATTCCTGGTCTGCGAaatcacatgacatcccttaatTTGGATTTGCAGTCACAGAATGTGATTCTCCATGGAAGAGAAGGAAGTAGAATGAATGGAAGTAGGACTTTATCTCATAGCATTAGTGATGGACATCTTCAAACCAGCCAGGCCAACAATGAACTGTTTCAGCAGGAACCACACACAGCTCCAGTACAAGTTCCACAGGGATTCTTTGGCATATCTAATACTTCTAATCCAGGGCAGCATTTTGGATTTCACTTGGGCAGCAAAGGAACATCTAGCTTGGCTCAGCAAACTCCTAGATTCAATCCTATTATGGTAACTTTAGCTCCAAATATTCAGCCTGGTCGAAATACCCCAACATCTTTGCACATACACGGCGTACCTCCACCTTCAGCAAACAGTCCACAAGGTAATTCTATCTATATTAGGCCTTACTTCTCAACATCTAGTAGTACAGCTCGCCAGACTCATCAAAATCCAGGCTGGACGTCTCAGTTTACTCCCATGCATTCTCAGCAGAACTATCATCCTTCACAACCAAGTCCCTGGACAACTATTCCTACAACCAGTACCCTGCCATATACCTCATCGCAATCATCAACACAGCCAAATCAGCAAGGCCATCAGACCTCCCATGTTTATATGCCCATAAGTTCTCCTACTACTCCGCAAGCACCTACAATTCATTCATCTGGTAACTCACAATCTTCTTCCACCCAGAGTCAATACAATATTCAAAATATCTCAACAGGACCTCGgaaaaaccaaattgaaatcaaACTTGAACCACCACAAAGAAATAATTCATCAAAACTGCGTTCAACTGGGCCTCGGTCATTTTCAAATCCTTCTTCCTTAAACAGCCAGACTTTAAGTAGAAGTCAGCCCACTGTTTACATAGCTGCCAGTCCACCAAATATTGATGAAATCACACGGAGTCAGCCAAAGGTCTACATTTCAGCCAATGCTTCTACAGGAGATGAACAGCTTGTACGAAATCAACCCACACTCTTCATATCAACAAATCCAGGAGTTACAGCCACTTCTAGGAATATGTCTGGTCAAGTAAGCATGGGACCCGCATTTATTCACCATCAACCTCCTAAGAGCAGAGCGGCAGGCAGTAATGCCACTGCCACTTCTCCCCGAGTGGTGGTTACACAGCCAAACACAAAATATACTTTTAAGATTACTGTTTCTCCAAATAAACCCCCTGCAGTTTCACCAGGGGTTGTCTCCCCAACCTTTGAACCTACCAATCTTCTAAACCTTCCAGATCACTTTGCAGAGACAGAGGGCATCCAGCACCTTCCTGACCCTGTTTTAGCACACGTTGATAGGATTAGTGAGGCACGAAAGCTGAGTATGGGATCTGATGATGCTGCCTATACGCAAG CTTTACTAGTACACCAGAAGGCTAGGATGGAACGACTTCAACGAGAACTTGAGATCCAAAAGAAAAAACTGGATAAACTAAAATCAGAAGTAAATGAAATGGAGAATAATCTAACACGAAGGCGCCTGAAAAGATCAAATTCTGCTTCCCAAATTCCTTCA cttgaagaaatgcagcagtTAAGAAGTTGTAACAGACAGCTTCAAATAGACATAGATTGCCTAACCAAAGAGATTGATCTTTTTCAAGCAAGAG GACCACATTTTAATCCCAGTGCCATTCATAATTTTTATGACAATATTGGATTTCTAGGTCCTGTTGCACCAAAGCCCAAAG CAGATCAAAGGTCCATTGTCAAAACACCAAAGACTATACCTGACACAGAGGAGGACGAGGGAGCTCAGTGGAATTGTACTGCTTGTACTTTTTTAAATCACCCAGCCTTAAACCGTTGTGAACAGTGTGAAATGCCCAGGCATTTCTGA
- the TAB2 gene encoding TGF-beta-activated kinase 1 and MAP3K7-binding protein 2 isoform X3 — protein MAQGSQQIDFQVLHDLRQKFPENNNNLDACCAVLSKESTKYLYGEGDIGFPDDSGIPGLRNHMTSLNLDLQSQNVILHGREGSRMNGSRTLSHSISDGHLQTSQANNELFQQEPHTAPVQVPQGFFGISNTSNPGQHFGFHLGSKGTSSLAQQTPRFNPIMVTLAPNIQPGRNTPTSLHIHGVPPPSANSPQGNSIYIRPYFSTSSSTARQTHQNPGWTSQFTPMHSQQNYHPSQPSPWTTIPTTSTLPYTSSQSSTQPNQQGHQTSHVYMPISSPTTPQAPTIHSSGNSQSSSTQSQYNIQNISTGPRKNQIEIKLEPPQRNNSSKLRSTGPRSFSNPSSLNSQTLSRSQPTVYIAASPPNIDEITRSQPKVYISANASTGDEQLVRNQPTLFISTNPGVTATSRNMSGQVSMGPAFIHHQPPKSRAAGSNATATSPRVVVTQPNTKYTFKITVSPNKPPAVSPGVVSPTFEPTNLLNLPDHFAETEGIQHLPDPVLAHVDRISEARKLSMGSDDAAYTQALLVHQKARMERLQRELEIQKKKLDKLKSEVNEMENNLTRRRLKRSNSASQIPSLEEMQQLRSCNRQLQIDIDCLTKEIDLFQARGPHFNPSAIHNFYDNIGFLGPVAPKPKADQRSIVKTPKTIPDTEEDEGAQWNCTACTFLNHPALNRCEQCEMPRHF, from the exons ATGGCCCAAGGAAGCCAGCAAATTGATTTTCAGGTTTTACATGACCTGCGTCAAAAATTTCCTGAG AATAATAATAACTTGGATGCATGTTGTGCAGTTCTGTCTAAGGAAAGCACAAAGTATCTCTACGGTGAAGGAGACATTGGTTTTCCAGATGATTCTGGGATTCCTGGTCTGCGAaatcacatgacatcccttaatTTGGATTTGCAGTCACAGAATGTGATTCTCCATGGAAGAGAAGGAAGTAGAATGAATGGAAGTAGGACTTTATCTCATAGCATTAGTGATGGACATCTTCAAACCAGCCAGGCCAACAATGAACTGTTTCAGCAGGAACCACACACAGCTCCAGTACAAGTTCCACAGGGATTCTTTGGCATATCTAATACTTCTAATCCAGGGCAGCATTTTGGATTTCACTTGGGCAGCAAAGGAACATCTAGCTTGGCTCAGCAAACTCCTAGATTCAATCCTATTATGGTAACTTTAGCTCCAAATATTCAGCCTGGTCGAAATACCCCAACATCTTTGCACATACACGGCGTACCTCCACCTTCAGCAAACAGTCCACAAGGTAATTCTATCTATATTAGGCCTTACTTCTCAACATCTAGTAGTACAGCTCGCCAGACTCATCAAAATCCAGGCTGGACGTCTCAGTTTACTCCCATGCATTCTCAGCAGAACTATCATCCTTCACAACCAAGTCCCTGGACAACTATTCCTACAACCAGTACCCTGCCATATACCTCATCGCAATCATCAACACAGCCAAATCAGCAAGGCCATCAGACCTCCCATGTTTATATGCCCATAAGTTCTCCTACTACTCCGCAAGCACCTACAATTCATTCATCTGGTAACTCACAATCTTCTTCCACCCAGAGTCAATACAATATTCAAAATATCTCAACAGGACCTCGgaaaaaccaaattgaaatcaaACTTGAACCACCACAAAGAAATAATTCATCAAAACTGCGTTCAACTGGGCCTCGGTCATTTTCAAATCCTTCTTCCTTAAACAGCCAGACTTTAAGTAGAAGTCAGCCCACTGTTTACATAGCTGCCAGTCCACCAAATATTGATGAAATCACACGGAGTCAGCCAAAGGTCTACATTTCAGCCAATGCTTCTACAGGAGATGAACAGCTTGTACGAAATCAACCCACACTCTTCATATCAACAAATCCAGGAGTTACAGCCACTTCTAGGAATATGTCTGGTCAAGTAAGCATGGGACCCGCATTTATTCACCATCAACCTCCTAAGAGCAGAGCGGCAGGCAGTAATGCCACTGCCACTTCTCCCCGAGTGGTGGTTACACAGCCAAACACAAAATATACTTTTAAGATTACTGTTTCTCCAAATAAACCCCCTGCAGTTTCACCAGGGGTTGTCTCCCCAACCTTTGAACCTACCAATCTTCTAAACCTTCCAGATCACTTTGCAGAGACAGAGGGCATCCAGCACCTTCCTGACCCTGTTTTAGCACACGTTGATAGGATTAGTGAGGCACGAAAGCTGAGTATGGGATCTGATGATGCTGCCTATACGCAAG CTTTACTAGTACACCAGAAGGCTAGGATGGAACGACTTCAACGAGAACTTGAGATCCAAAAGAAAAAACTGGATAAACTAAAATCAGAAGTAAATGAAATGGAGAATAATCTAACACGAAGGCGCCTGAAAAGATCAAATTCTGCTTCCCAAATTCCTTCA cttgaagaaatgcagcagtTAAGAAGTTGTAACAGACAGCTTCAAATAGACATAGATTGCCTAACCAAAGAGATTGATCTTTTTCAAGCAAGAG GACCACATTTTAATCCCAGTGCCATTCATAATTTTTATGACAATATTGGATTTCTAGGTCCTGTTGCACCAAAGCCCAAAG CAGATCAAAGGTCCATTGTCAAAACACCAAAGACTATACCTGACACAGAGGAGGACGAGGGAGCTCAGTGGAATTGTACTGCTTGTACTTTTTTAAATCACCCAGCCTTAAACCGTTGTGAACAGTGTGAAATGCCCAGGCATTTCTGA